A genomic stretch from Styela clava chromosome 5, kaStyClav1.hap1.2, whole genome shotgun sequence includes:
- the LOC120343859 gene encoding torsin-2A-like isoform X3 has product MRSQIIRRVLLLSAFKRDLENKLHGQHLVVPTVYKAVTDHVSNPNPSKPLVLSFHGWTGGGKSFVSRMIANNLFKKGEHSPYFHHFNSIIHFRHKDMTGVCKDQLHSWIYHNVSNCARSVFIFDEMDHIPEGIMDVLAPFLGHSVHVDRVDFRKTIFIFLRNLIDHFVPFLPLERSHVRNCIIDEMKRRNLNEGENFIQEVLKELLWFPEVEQLYSTSGCKKIAHKLALAKDEL; this is encoded by the exons ATGCGTTCACAAATAATACGTCGTGTACTTTTGCTTTCAGCTTTCAAACGGGATCTGGAAAACAAGTTACACGGCCAACACCTCGTTGTTCCTACCGTATATAAAGCAGTAACAGATCACGTCAGCAACCCTAATCCATCGAAGCCACTGGTTCTTTCGTTTCATG GTTGGACCGGAGGAGGAAAAAGTTTTGTTTCTAGAATGATcgcaaataatttattcaagaaGGGGGAACACAGTCCATATTTTCACCATTTCAATTCGATTATTCATTTCAGACATAAAGATATGACGGGTGTATGTAAG GACCAGTTACATTCGTGGATATATCACAATGTATCGAACTGCGCTCGTTCAGTATTTATATTTGATGAAATGGATCATATCCCAGAAGGCATAATGGATGTGTTGGCGCCTTTCCTTGGACATAGTGTACACGTGGACAGGGTGGATTTTAGAAAAACAATCTTTATATTTTTAAG GAATCTCATCGACCATTTTGTACCTTTTCTACCACTGGAAAGATCCCACGTTCGGAATTGTATCATTGATGAGATGAAACGTCGAAATCTGAACGAAGGCGAAAATTTCATACAAGAAGTTTTGAAAGAATTACTATGGTTTCCTGAAGTAGAGCAGCTGTACTCAACATCTGGTTGCAAAAAGATTGCACACAAACTTGCACTTGCCAAAGATGAATTATAA
- the LOC120343941 gene encoding ubiquitin carboxyl-terminal hydrolase isozyme L5-like, translating to MAGEWCLIESDPGVFSALIRDFGVEGVQVEEIFSLDEDSFESLKPVHGLVFLFKCIKDSDPKESIVQDSRLDDIFFAKQVITNACATQAIVNILLNVKHGDIRLGSMLSDFRDFTQAFDSVNKGLALSNSILIRTVHNSFSRQQIFEYDNSMPRKEEDSYHFIGYVPIDGRLYELDGIKAGPIDHGSFVDTDWLNLARTAIQKRINRYKEGEIHFNLMAITSDRKMVLEKQIKDLQAAVKSGEEMETENQDQFISTEINRLQNLIDLEDEKRRNYKVENVRRKHNYLPFIVEMIKILASERKLLPLVQDAKEKLQEKGKKSSSNKTPVKAV from the coding sequence atggcaGGGGAGTGGTGTTTAATCGAGAGCGATCCAGGTGTTTTCTCTGCTCTTATCAGAGATTTTGGAGTGGAAGGGGTACAGGTAGAAGAAATATTTTCTCTCGACGAGGACAGTTTTGAATCGTTAAAACCCGTCCATGGATTagtatttttgttcaaatgtatTAAAGACTCCGATCCCAAAGAATCGATTGTGCAAGACAGCAGACTAGATGACATATTTTTTGCCAAGCAAGTGATAACAAATGCGTGTGCAACGCAAGCTATCGTCAATATTCTCCTAAATGTAAAACATGGCGATATACGACTAGGAAGCATGCTTTCGGACTTTAGAGACTTCACTCAGGCGTTTGATAGCGTTAATAAAGGACTAGCACTCAGTAACTCTATCCTAATAAGAACTGTCCATAATAGTTTTTCGCGtcaacaaatttttgaatatgataaTTCAATGCCAAGAAAAGAGGAAGACAGTTATCATTTCATTGGTTATGTTCCGATTGATGGGCGACTGTACGAGCTGGACGGAATAAAAGCTGGGCCTATAGATCATGGATCGTTCGTTGATACAGATTGGTTAAATTTAGCACGAACAGCTATTCAAAAACGAATTAATAGATATAAAGAAGGGGAGATTCATTTCAATCTTATGGCAATTACATCAGATCGAAAAATGGTTTTAGAAAAGCAAATAAAAGATCTTCAAGCTGCTGTAAAATCAGGCGAAGAGATGGAAACTGAAAATCAAgaccaatttatttccacagAGATTAATAGATTGCAAAATCTTATCGATTTAGAGGATGAAAAACGAagaaattacaaagtagaaaatGTCCGTCGAAAACATAACTATCTACCCTTTATCgtagaaatgataaaaattcTTGCATCTGAGAGAAAACTTCTCCCCCTTGTGCAAGATGCGAAAGAAAAATTGCAGGAAAAGGGGAAAAAATCCTCTTCTAATAAGACCCCTGTGAAGGCTGTATAA
- the LOC120343942 gene encoding peptidyl-prolyl cis-trans isomerase-like, translating to MLAESAQFHKFLVYTKISKMAGGGKSKVFMDISIGGAPPGRIVLELRGDVVPKTARNFEELCCRKEVGKGFKGSSFHRIIPGFMCQGGDFTRGNGTGGESIYGDKFEDENFDLKHTGPGILSMANAGPNTNGSQFFLCTAQTKWLDGKHVVFGKVVDGMDVVQKMEAVGCQSGKPSKPVKIQDCGKI from the exons ATGTTGGCAGAAAGTGCACAG TTTCACAAATTTTTAGTCTacacaaaaatatcaaaaatggcTGGTGGTGGCAAATCGAAAGTATTTATGGACATTTCCATCGGAGGAGCTCCTCCTGGAAGAATTGTATTGGAACTCAGAGGTGACGTTGTACCAAAAACTGCGAGAAATTTCGAAGAACTTTGCTGCCGCAAAGAAGTGGGAAAAGGTTTCAAGGGAAGCAGTTTTCATCGAATTATCCCTGGTTTTATGTGTCAGGGAGGAGATTTTACTAGAGGAAATGGGACCGGGGGTGAATCAATCTACGGAGACAAATTTGAAGATGAAAATTTCGATCTCAAGCACACTGGGCCAGGAATATTGTCAATGGCCAATGCCGGACCGAATACCAACGGATCCCAATTTTTCTTGTGCACAGCACAAACAAAATGGCTTGATGGAAAGCATGTTGTTTTCGGAAAAGTTGTAGACGGAATGGATGTTGTCCAAAAAATGGAGGCAGTTGGATGCCAATCCGGAAAGCCCAGCAAACCAGTCAAGATCCAAGATTGTGGCAAGATTTAA